In Candidatus Poribacteria bacterium, a single genomic region encodes these proteins:
- a CDS encoding amidohydrolase family protein, translated as MAQLNFFDCNTYIGRQRKSSPLAFHTTEGLLAEMDYLGIDEAVVYHATGGNGSLMQAIKGYERLHGCWVYPLHHYPGMPEPIKVVEDMLDQGVKVTRLLPSFYYANLVADWACGKLFSAFEAYRTPVLLTDSDLGKFPDETRPSYSAQNVYDICQHHPQMPLVIMRLNFSAMNIIHPLMNQCPNLHVEISYYTPHQGVEHLVQHFGPERILFGTGMPYNGPGVALGLVRYSELTDEARALIAGGNLRRLMAEVG; from the coding sequence ATGGCACAACTGAACTTTTTCGATTGCAACACCTACATCGGCAGACAACGGAAATCCTCGCCGCTAGCGTTTCATACCACCGAAGGATTGCTAGCAGAGATGGATTATCTAGGCATTGATGAAGCTGTCGTATATCATGCGACTGGCGGCAATGGCAGCTTGATGCAAGCTATCAAGGGGTATGAGCGGCTTCATGGCTGTTGGGTATATCCGTTACATCATTATCCAGGTATGCCTGAGCCCATCAAGGTGGTTGAGGATATGTTGGATCAAGGGGTGAAGGTCACACGACTGTTGCCCTCCTTTTACTATGCGAATCTCGTGGCGGACTGGGCATGTGGCAAGCTGTTTTCTGCTTTTGAAGCCTATCGGACGCCGGTGCTTCTGACTGACTCAGATCTGGGGAAGTTTCCAGATGAGACACGCCCTAGCTACTCAGCACAAAATGTTTACGACATCTGTCAGCATCATCCTCAGATGCCCTTAGTCATCATGCGTCTGAATTTTTCGGCAATGAATATTATCCATCCCCTCATGAACCAGTGCCCTAATCTGCATGTAGAAATCTCCTACTATACCCCACACCAAGGCGTGGAGCATTTGGTCCAGCATTTTGGTCCAGAACGCATCTTGTTCGGGACAGGTATGCCGTATAATGGACCGGGGGTCGCTTTGGGGTTGGTACGATATTCGGAGCTAACCGATGAAGCACGTGCTTTGATTGCTGGTGGAAATCTGCGGCGCCTCATGGCAGAGGTAGGCTGA
- a CDS encoding LamG domain-containing protein, protein MKFGLILICIGLIGIGVILTSIGDAATVANEDVLGIWLFDEGNGNKINDSSGNGNDGNLQFAGQSKWIDGKFGKALEFDGDQAFVEMNTPTNTGREGHTISLWVNPDRIQKDFTVIMSNHNPIPQGFSIQQRAAETNNFFHGLVVADAWQGPPFAVRPATQLIAGTWQHLVLVRDGRRGVLTHWLNGLPTAGYPILRGAQTESDDSLRIGNTAAVKHAAWAANREFKGAVDEVIVFERPLTIDEILVLGEKSIEDALAVSPKGRLATTWGQLKAQY, encoded by the coding sequence ATGAAATTCGGATTGATTCTAATATGCATCGGTTTAATTGGAATTGGTGTTATCTTAACAAGCATAGGTGATGCAGCTACCGTTGCAAACGAAGATGTGTTGGGAATATGGCTCTTTGATGAGGGTAACGGTAATAAAATTAACGATTCCTCTGGTAACGGCAATGACGGAAACCTGCAATTTGCAGGACAATCCAAATGGATCGACGGAAAGTTCGGCAAAGCACTGGAGTTTGATGGCGATCAGGCTTTTGTTGAGATGAATACCCCAACAAATACGGGCAGAGAGGGGCATACCATCTCATTGTGGGTAAACCCGGATCGTATACAGAAAGATTTTACCGTTATTATGAGTAATCACAATCCGATCCCTCAAGGGTTTAGTATCCAACAGCGCGCCGCAGAAACTAACAATTTCTTCCACGGTCTGGTAGTTGCAGACGCATGGCAAGGACCTCCTTTCGCTGTACGTCCTGCAACCCAACTTATCGCAGGTACATGGCAGCATCTTGTACTCGTTAGAGATGGTAGAAGGGGTGTGCTGACACATTGGCTCAATGGATTACCAACTGCCGGATATCCGATTTTAAGAGGCGCGCAAACGGAATCCGATGATAGCCTTCGCATCGGCAACACCGCAGCGGTGAAGCATGCGGCGTGGGCGGCAAATCGGGAATTCAAGGGTGCTGTAGACGAAGTGATAGTTTTTGAAAGACCCTTAACTATAGATGAGATCCTAGTCCTCGGAGAAAAATCGATAGAAGATGCGCTTGCTGTTTCGCCTAAAGGTAGACTGGCGACCACCTGGGGACAGCTTAAGGCTCAATATTAA
- a CDS encoding DUF1080 domain-containing protein, which yields MIQTPPEAAVVLFDGKDLSNWTKFDGGAPAWGVADNAMTVTAGGGDIVSREEFTDFLLHLEFMTPDMPDATGQAKGNSGVFLQGRYEIQVLDSYGIDVPGMGDCGAIYNQFASLVNACKPPLEWQTYDVVFRAARVDESGEIEENARVTVLQNGVVIQNNVQIQGATGGATDDDAAAPGPLRLQDHGNPVKYRNIWAVPLPLKGSEVY from the coding sequence ATGATACAAACACCACCGGAGGCGGCAGTTGTTCTTTTTGACGGCAAAGATCTCAGCAACTGGACGAAGTTTGATGGAGGTGCACCGGCTTGGGGGGTCGCTGACAACGCGATGACCGTGACCGCCGGCGGAGGCGACATCGTGAGTCGGGAGGAGTTTACCGATTTTCTACTTCACTTGGAGTTTATGACACCTGATATGCCCGATGCAACGGGTCAAGCGAAGGGAAATAGCGGGGTATTCCTTCAGGGACGGTATGAAATCCAGGTCTTGGATTCCTACGGGATTGATGTGCCGGGCATGGGAGACTGTGGCGCAATTTACAACCAATTTGCATCGTTGGTGAACGCTTGCAAGCCGCCACTTGAATGGCAAACATACGATGTGGTATTCCGTGCTGCTCGCGTGGATGAGTCGGGAGAGATAGAGGAAAATGCGCGTGTAACTGTGCTGCAGAACGGGGTTGTGATACAGAATAACGTCCAAATACAGGGGGCTACAGGTGGGGCGACGGACGACGATGCCGCAGCGCCGGGCCCCTTACGGCTGCAGGACCACGGTAACCCAGTGAAATATCGCAATATTTGGGCTGTACCGCTTCCGCTGAAGGGTTCGGAGGTATATTAA
- a CDS encoding amidohydrolase: MTRSSSWIRDCVDAGQPLNDVLIIDGLTSVHLPFLKVMDRLGVDKACVQGSPDVILPVIQEHPDRFIGMCRVDPNYPDEVLPTLERSFAGGMLGIKLHPAAHTEYYPIDGPNYRPVFEFAAAHQAPIIIHSGPRTEVDLRLNRPYLIAAVAQWYPNVNFIVSHCGAYDAKETWEAMDEAIEVTNANSNVYLNFNTLGRYFGVIEYLVQNVGIDRIIFGSDEPQHSLLAEVGHVAYAKISDGEKEQIFGLNMARLFNMD, translated from the coding sequence ATGACTCGTTCATCAAGTTGGATTCGAGATTGCGTGGACGCTGGTCAACCTCTCAATGACGTTCTTATCATTGACGGGTTGACATCCGTACACCTCCCATTCCTCAAGGTGATGGATCGCTTGGGAGTTGACAAGGCATGTGTCCAAGGCAGCCCAGATGTTATTTTACCCGTGATACAAGAGCACCCTGATCGCTTCATCGGCATGTGTCGGGTTGATCCCAATTACCCCGATGAGGTCCTGCCTACGCTAGAACGCAGCTTTGCCGGTGGGATGCTCGGTATTAAGCTTCACCCCGCCGCTCATACTGAATACTATCCGATTGACGGTCCAAACTATAGACCCGTCTTTGAGTTTGCCGCAGCACACCAAGCTCCTATCATCATTCACTCGGGTCCCCGAACTGAAGTAGATCTGCGGTTGAATCGCCCTTATCTGATTGCTGCAGTCGCCCAATGGTATCCGAATGTAAACTTCATTGTCTCCCACTGTGGTGCTTACGATGCTAAGGAGACATGGGAAGCAATGGATGAAGCCATCGAAGTCACCAATGCCAACTCCAATGTCTATCTCAATTTCAACACTTTGGGACGTTACTTTGGGGTGATTGAATATTTGGTGCAAAATGTGGGGATTGATCGGATAATCTTTGGTTCTGATGAACCCCAACACTCACTGTTAGCAGAGGTCGGGCATGTTGCCTACGCCAAAATCAGTGATGGCGAGAAGGAGCAGATTTTTGGCCTCAACATGGCACGGTTGTTCAATATGGAT
- a CDS encoding phosphate ABC transporter ATP-binding protein — MSADKRHSIETRQLNLWYGDFQALINVSVKIIDGLITGLIGPSGCGKTTLLRCFNRVNERYGNVTTTGEVEILGKNIYDADVSLPELRKNVGMVFQRPNPLPISVYENIVFGLRVHSENRIRKKSETDDIVEAALREVFLWDDLKDQLKVRATTLQLEQQQKLCIARLLPLKPRVILMDEPCSTLDAKGTRAVEELMLELAGHYTILIVTHNMAQARRISDECIFMLLGEIIEHSRTEDLFLTPQNEKTADYIEGRYG; from the coding sequence ATGAGCGCAGACAAAAGACATAGCATTGAAACCCGTCAGCTTAACCTGTGGTATGGTGATTTTCAGGCACTTATCAATGTGAGTGTGAAGATTATTGACGGTTTGATAACAGGGCTTATTGGCCCCTCCGGCTGTGGAAAAACCACGTTGCTGCGCTGTTTCAACCGCGTAAACGAACGCTACGGCAACGTTACGACGACCGGGGAGGTTGAAATCCTCGGTAAAAATATCTACGATGCGGATGTTTCATTACCGGAACTTCGCAAAAACGTCGGTATGGTGTTTCAGCGTCCGAATCCCCTACCAATCTCCGTTTACGAGAATATTGTGTTCGGCCTGCGTGTTCATTCTGAAAACCGCATACGGAAAAAGTCGGAAACTGACGATATTGTTGAAGCAGCATTGAGGGAGGTATTCCTGTGGGACGATCTGAAGGATCAACTAAAGGTGAGAGCAACTACCTTACAGCTTGAACAGCAGCAAAAGTTGTGCATAGCTCGGCTGCTGCCGCTGAAACCGCGGGTGATTTTAATGGACGAACCATGTTCTACCCTTGATGCCAAAGGGACACGGGCAGTTGAAGAGTTGATGTTGGAGCTTGCGGGACACTACACCATTCTAATTGTCACACATAATATGGCGCAGGCACGTCGTATAAGCGATGAATGTATCTTCATGCTGCTCGGTGAGATTATTGAGCACAGCCGCACTGAAGATCTGTTCCTAACGCCTCAAAACGAAAAAACAGCGGACTATATCGAAGGACGATACGGCTAA